The sequence TAATCAATTCACTTGTTCAGAAATCACCCGCAGCCATGTAGCAGTTCCTTTAAAAAGCAGTCCGGCATCACACCCACATCCCTTACCAGATAAGGGTTTCAGCAGATTGTTAAAGTTTGGCATTCTATTTGGCTATTGATAAGTATAAAACAACTTGTTATGAAAAAGATAGTTCTTATTACCTGTTTAGTAGCCATTGGTTCAATATACGGTTATAAGGCAGACGCACAGGTTAGGTTTAATGTGAACGTGAATATTGGTAGCCAGCCAGCGTGGGGACCTGAGGGTTATGATTATGCTGAATATTACTATATGCCAGATATCGACGCATATTATTACGTACCTGAACGCCAGTTTATATACCTGGAAGGAAGCAGATGGGTGTTTGCACCGGCTTTACCTCCACGCTTTCATTATGACCTTTATCGCGGTTATAAAGTAGTGGTAAATGATCCCCGTCCTTACCTGAACCCTGGTATTTACAGGAACAGATATGCAGGATATAGAGGAGCATGGGGCCGTCAGACGATCATCAGAGATTCACGTAATCCACGTTACTTCGCAGCACAACCTCATGGAGGTGGCGGATATTATGGCGGACGTGGTCATGAAGGTGGTGGTCCCGGTTGGAACGGTGGCGGTCGCGGTCATGAAGGCGGTGGTCCCGGTTGGAATGGTGGCGGACGTGGTCATGAAGGCGGTGGTCCAGGTTGGAACGGTGGCGGACGTGGTCATGAAGGCGGTGGTCCAGGTTGGAACGGTGGCGGACGTGGTCATGAAGGCGGTGGTCCAGGTTGGAACGGTGGCGGACGTGGTCACGAAGGAAATGGTGGTGGACGTGGTCATGAAGGTGGCCAGGGTCGTGGCAATGAAGGCGGACGTGGTGGAGACCATGGCAGACATGACCGTTAAATTTTGAACAAGTAATTCTCACTATAAATCACTAGTAATAAAAAGGCCCCGACTTCTGCCGGGGCCTTCCTTATTAAATTTCTTGTAGTTCCTCCTGCTTTCGAAGATAGATACGCGTGTATCGCAGGTTCATCCATTGAACACTATCTACTTCCAGAGGTGACACTTCTTCCAGTTTCTCTTCCAGTTGTCTGATGGAAATTTTGCTTGCTTCCATTTCTTTCAGAGAAACATCTAATAAAGCTTCAACTGCGCCGTCGTCTTTTGCATTTTTTAGTTGGACGATTATCTTCGACGCTAATTCTGCTGTTTTCATGTCATTAATCAATTTTTCCGTTAACGTTTTATCCACATTTTCAGAAGCATATCATCCGAAGCGTCTACTAGCTGATAACTATCCGGAACTTCATCGCCCATACTATAATAGGTGACTAGTCGGGTGCCCGAAACCCTTTGATCCATTATATCCTGCATATAGAGGGTATAATAATCGTAAAGACTTGTTGAATAGTTGATCTGCTGGTCGATACCATCTTCTGGACTCAGATGTTCAAAAAATGAATTGTAAAAGTAAAAACCATCGTACTGGTCTGCGTTAAAACGGGTGAAGTTACCTAAAATAAAATCGGCATTGTCCACCTTCAATACTTCCTTTGCAGTTCTGGCGTACAGGTACAGCTCTTTTCGTTGTTCGATTCCGTAAAAATAAGATTTTGGGTGAAAACATGCCCCTATCAGGCAGAATTTACCAACTCCACTACCTATATCCAGGATTCTGGAACCCGGCTTTTCAGCCAGGAACGCTGCAGACGCCGTAGCGATCTGAAGCGGAGTCCAGTGCCTCTTTGACAATTGTTGAATCCCTTGCGGATAGACCAGGTCAAAGGCATCATCAGAAGCAAACATTTGCGTATTTACACGCGAATCACTCATAAGCATTCCAAGGTCAAAGTTAACCTGATTCTGTCAGGAAATATTGTAAATATTAAGCAAAATATTGTCAGCATTAGGGTAATATTCTACTTGAATTTATTAAGTAAAATAGAGAGTTGAGTATAAACCTGTTCTGGTAAGGGTTTGAGAATGTATAAGATAATTCCTTATTAGTACCATGCTCATAGTCAATGTCATTATGCCCCATGTTTACATAGACCATTTTATACCGTTTATTGGTCCATGCTACCGGGTAATAGCCACCATGCCAGATTTCACTGGGTTTAGGTCCGGTACCCAGGGGGAAACTGGCAGGATCGATGGACAATAAGATGGTAATATCTTCATTCTTCCGGAGGTCGTTGGACCACCGATACCATTCATTTGGTGCTGACCGGAAGGTATCCGGCAGGTCATGAACGATTTTATGTTGTTTGTTTTCTACTCTTAATACGGCGGAAGTCGGTCGCCAGGTATTGCTACCATAAGATCCGGAGCCCAGGAAGGTGTTGTGATACCAGTTCCAATCCTGGTTGTATGCCGAAGGGGTGAGGGCGAAGGCGGAAAAGTGAAATCCCATCCAGGCGCCGCCCTGTTCCATATATTTTTGAAAGGCTGCTCTTTGAGCAGGAGCTTCCGGACGGGTGTCCAGGAAGAGAATGACGTTGTATCTGGCCAGGGTGTCGGGGTTGCATTTGCTCCAGTCGTTGGTGGAGTCGTAGGTCCAGTGGTATTGGGCGAGGGCGGTGGGGAACCATTTGTTGGCTTCGTGGACAAAGCTGATGTGGGCGGCGTCTTCTTTGGCAGTGTAGAAGGCGAGGATTTTCTGGGAGAATCCGGGGGAGAGGTAGAGGAGTGATGCTAAGAAGAAGGTAAGTGGTTTCATAGGTCAAGTATACTACAAGTTCAGTATAACTCGGGTATAAGTTCGGTATGATTCCGGTATTACTTCGGTACCAAAAGGGCATTAAAAGGTCACTTCATTATCCAGGGGATATTGAGGTGACCTTTTAGTGACGAAGAAGCATCGAAGGCCTGATATAGAGCTGTCGAAAAAGACTGGAATTCCAATAAAATGTCTTATAAAAAGTTTTTTATCTAATAAAAATATCATTAGATTTGTAGTAACACAGTCTGCCACCCCTCTGCTTGCAAGGGCAAATTTGGCAGGCTATTTTATTTTAAGACCACGTTGTAGCCAGCCTATTTTGACTCCAAAAAATACAGGCCGGCAAATTTCATCACATTTATGAATTTGTTTACTACACCACCTCTTTCTATTGAAGAGCAAATTGAGCTGCTTCAACAGAAAGGTCTAAACATCCTACCTGAAGATGATTTAGCTCGAAATTCAAATCTAATCTTCTACAGCTTATCAATAGTAATCCGGATATTGACTATGTACATATGGGATTTACTGAAAATTGGAAAGAGGAAGCTATCTGGCAGTAATGGCTAATCGGGGGAATTGCTTTTCTGGCATTTTTTTATTATCTTCCAATAAACCCATTTCCCCATTGCTACGCTTCATTCTAAATAATGACGACATTGGTACCGCTCTTCCCCCAGGTATGCTGTTGCTGGATTTTATCCGGTACCATCAGCATCTGCCCGGTACAAAGATCGGCTGCAATGAGGGTGACTGCGGAGCATGCACCGTTTTAATAGGGGAATTACAAAACTGGGCCATGCATTACCGTTCCTTTACCTCCTGCCTAACCCCGCTGGGTAATGTAAGAGGTAAACACGTGGTGACCATTGAGGGGATTAACCTGCCAGGCTCACTTACCGCAGTCCAATATGCCATGCAGGAATGTGCCGCTACCCAATGTGGCTTCTGCACACCGGGTTTTGTCATGTCCCTCACGGGATTTTGCCTCAGCCACCAGGCACCGACATTGACAAATGCCATTGCCGCCATAGATGGAAACATCTGTCGCTGCACCGGTTATAAATCCATAGAAAGAGCTGCCGCCAGGGTAGCAGAAATATTACAACCCCGGAATGGTACGACGCCGGCACAATACGCTGCCGGTGCACAGATATTGCCTGATTATTTTGTACAAATTCCAGCCCGGTTACGCACACTCCATAGCACACTGGAATCTGCCGATGATGTAAAAGCGCAGCCTATTGGCGGAGGGACCGACCTGTATGTACAACAACACGACGCCCTTGGAAAAAAAGCGCTGCGATTCCTGTATGATCAACCTGCACTGAAAGGCATCCGGCAGGAAGGAAACAAATGCATACTGGGCGGCGCTACCACCGTCTCGGACCTGTTAGCATCCCCCTTATTACAGGCTTACTTTCCTTATTTAAATAATTACCTGAAAAAGGTGAGCTCTACCCAGATCCGGAACATGGCCACTATCGCTGGTAATTTTATCAACGCCTCCCCCATTGGCGATTTCTCTATTTTTTTCCTGGCACTGGATGCCACCCTCGTACTTAGCGACGGACGAAAAGAAAGAGAACTCCCCCTCAGACATTTATTCAAAGGCTATAAACAACTGAACAAATCAGGTGATGAATACATCACCCGTATCTGGTTCAATCTGCCTTCCCAACATACTTTGTTCAACTTTGAAAAAGTGAGCAAGCGCACCCACCTCGATATTGCCAGCGTGAATACTGCTATCAGCATCACCATGCAATACGATATCATTAACGACATCCGCATTTCTGCAGGTGGGGTCGGACCTGTACCACAATTGCTGAAGGAAACTGCCCGGTTCATGACAGGCAAATTATTGACTGAATCACTGATCAGGGAAGCCAGCTTTCTGTTGCAAACGGAAGTCACCCCCATCTCTGATGCCAGAGGCACGGAAGATTACAAACGATTATTACTGGCACAATTGTTCAAGGCTCATTTTATTACCCTGTTTCCACAACTGGAAACAGCCATCCTGATCCGATGAAAAACATAGACTCCGATACCCACGTCACAGGTACCTCGGTGTACCTGGATGATTTGCCACTACTACAGGGCACGCTCTTTGCCGCGGCCTATGGCTCTCCTGTGGCACATGGTATACTGCGCCGGCTGGAAATTGCCGAGGCATTACAGATACCGGGGGTGGTACGCATTTTCACTGCAAGCGATATTCCCGGGGAAAACCAGATCGGTGGAATTATTCAGGATGAACCCCTGTTTGCCGATCATCATATTCATTTTGCAGGGATGCCGCTGGCACTGGTAGTAGCAAAAAGCAGAGATGCTGCAAGAGCGGCAGTAAAGAAAATTCAGGCCATTATCGATCCATTGGAAGTGATCACGAATCCAAGAGTGGCACAGGCAAAAGGAGAACTGATCATGCCACCAAAATCAGTGATACAGGGAGATACGAATAGTGCATGGTCACAGTGCACACATATCTTTGAAGGTGCTATTGACATCAACGGACAGGAACATCTTTATATTGAAACGCAGGGTGCATACGCTATCCCGCAGGAACATGGATCATTGAAAGTATATTCTTCTACCCAGGGACCTACTGCGGTACAAAGAACCATTACCCGGGTATTGGGTATTCCCATGCACCGGTTAGAGGTAGTCGTATCCCGCCTTGGCGGAGGGTTTGGCGGGAAAGAGGATCAGGCGAATACCTGGGCAGCGTTGTGCGCACTGGCAGCACATCTGCTGAATAAACCTGTGAAATATTCATTGCATAGAATGGAAGATATGGCCATGACGGGAAAGCGTCATCCTTATATGGCTGACTTTAAAATTGGGTTGGATAGCCGGTTAAAAATACTGGCGTATGAGGTGACTTTTTTCCAGAATGCCGGCGCCAGTGCAGACCTTTCTCCCGCTGTGCTGCAAAGAACTTTATTTCATTGTACCAACGCGTATTATATACCAAATGTAACTGCGACCGCGTATAGTTGTAAAACACATTTGCCCCCCAATACAGCATTCCGGGGTTTTGGAGGCCCACAGGGCATGTATGTGATTGAGGCGGCGATAGCTGCTGCTGCTGCAGGTTTGCAGATTGATAAAGCCCTGATTCAAAGAGCGAATTTAATTCAGACAGGCGATCCATTTCCCTATGGACAGTTAGCGGAAAGCGAAGCCATCGCCTGCTGGGATAAAGCCGTCGCATTGTATGAGCTGGAGAATGTACGTGCTGCTATCAATACCTTTAATGAAGCACATTTATTAGTTAAAAAAGGCATAGCGCTGATGCCGATCTGTTTTGGTATCTCGTTTACAAATACCCTGATGAATAATGCACGCTCACTGGTACATATATATAGTGATGGGAGTGTAGGGATCAGTACCGGTGCTGTGGAGATGGGACAGGGTGTGAATACAAAAATATTGCAGGTGGCCGCACAGACGTTGGGCATTGCTTATGAGAGAGTGAAGATCAATGTGACCAGTACTTATACTATTGCGAACACCTCTCCTTCTGCGGCAAGTGCTACAGCGGACCTGAATGGCAAAGCGACCTGGATAGCCTGCAATGCATTGTTAGAAAGATTATTGGCATTAGCAGCAGCGGATTTAAAAGTCACTCCCGGGCAGCTGACTATTCAAAATGAAATTGTATTATTGAATGGTACGCCTACGGAATGGAACTGGCTCCGCCTTGTGAATACTGCTTTTGTGCAAAGAGTATCCCTCTCTGAACATGGTCATTATGCCACTCCCACTATTCATTATAATAATGAAACAGGCAAAGGACATCCTTTTGCCTATCATGTATACGGTACAGCTATTATTGAAGTCACCATCGATTGTTTGCGCGGCACCTATGAAACCGACAGCGTGAAAGTCGTGCATGACTTTGGTCTAAGCATGAACCCTGATATCGACAGGGGACAAATTGAAGGAGGTATTGTACAGGGAATAGGCTGGATGACACTGGAAGAAGTGATCTATAACCAACATGGTAAACTGGTATCGAATGCACTGTCCACTTACAAAGTGCCCGACATCTATGCGGTACCAAAAGATATTCTCATTGACCATTTACATACTGATAATGATAATCTGGCCATCTTCAGATCAAAAGCTGTGGGAGAGCCGCCACTGATGTATGGCATAGGTGCATGGTTTGCGCTAAGGGATGCGATATTGGCTTTCCATCCGAAGGCCCTGATTCCGTTTGTAGCACCCATGACACCTGAAAAAGTATTGATGGCATTGTACTCGAAACAACCCGTTCCTGCCCATGAAGAAAAAGTTAGTCATCTGGGAATTGATCAGTGAGAGTCTGCGGCAACATATTCCCGTCATGCTGCTGTATGTATTGCAGAGTGATGGGAGTAGTCCCGGCAGACAAGGATTTTTCATGGCAGTGAATGCTGTGGGGAATCTGGTGGGGTCTATCGGAGGGGGGATTATGGAGCATAAATTTGTGGAGATGGCCAGAGAGCGGTTAATGCAGGGAGAAGAAGTGGCAGCGGTACGTAGACAGGTGCATGATAAAAGTAGTCCGGGAGATCAGAGTGGTATGATCTGTTCCGGGGAACAGACAATCTTATTGTATCGTGTTACTAACAAAGAAGCTGCTGTGATTCAACAGATTATTCACTGTCTTTCTCAGTATAAAAATGGGTTACTGCATTTATCGCCTGCGGGATTACAGTTCAGGGAAGGGCCGGGTAGTTCGGAATTTATGATGCATTCACCTGATAACTGGGTCTATACAGAACAACTGGGCCATAGAGATCATTTATACCTGGTTGGGGGCGGACATTGTTCTTTAGCTTTTTCGAAAATCATGTTTATGCTGGATTTTTATATTCACGTGTATGATAACAGGCCTGGGCTGAATACGTTTTTGCAGAATGAATGTGCGCATGAGAAGGTGATCGTAGAAGATTACAGTCAACTGAAGGGAATGATACCTGAAGGACAGCATAATTATGTAGTGGTCATGACCATGGGGTACCGCAGTGATGATGTGGTGATCAGGGCTTTGCTCCACAAACAGTTCAGGTATTTAGGGATGTTGGGGAGTCAGGCTAAGATCACACAGTTGTTTGAAGGATATAAAGCGGAAGGAATCTCTTCTCAGGTATTGCAAAGGATTCACGCTCCTGTGGGTATGCAGATTAAGAGTCAGACCCCGGAAGAAATTGCGGTTAGTATTGCAGCGGAAATAATCAGGGAGAGGAATACACCTGCTTCTGGATAAGCGGGCATATGATATAGTCAGATGCCTTGGCGGAATAAACCTACTTCCGGATAATAGAGCATATGATATAGCCAGATGCCTGCTACTCCCGGATGACAGTGCCTACAATATACCCATAAGGTTCATCTGTAGCTATAAAAACTTCATTCTGATTGCTCATACCAAACTGCTCTAAATTAAAGAGAATATGGTGTTTATTAGGCATTTTCAGGGTGATCTCCTGTACTTCAGGATAAGCTTCCAGCACAGCTTCTCCCATGGCATACAGGGTTTGCTGTACAGACAGACTATTATGGCCGGCAAAGGTACCCAGCAAGGTAGCGCGGATATTATCAAAAATAACAGCATAATCCTTTAGCTGCCCTTTGTATATCCAGCTCGCTTCACATTGGGTAGCGAAAATGCGGTCGCTGGTTGCCTTTAATGTGGTGTACGGATCTTTGATAAAATGCTCAAACCCAGAATCGGTGGTTTTGAGAATAAGCAGGTCAGTGATGCCACTGGTAATAGTTGTCGAAGCAGCATTATAGACGATTTTAGTCGTATGTTTTTCACTGCCGCCACTGATGTAAGCATGAGGCGTAAGCCTTGACCACGCTGCCTCTGCGATTTCGACGGTAGCAGTAGATACCTGTTGCTGGGTATGCACAAAATGTTCTGCCAGATGGAGGGCAAAAGCTTCGATGCTGGTAGTGAAATGCTCTTTGGCAAGTGCATACACTGTGTTCTTTTGTGTGTCCGTTGGCAGGATCTTCGTGTTGTCACCAAGTGTATGGGCGGTTTCAAAATCGCCTTTCAGAGATACACTGACAGTAATTTGTCTGAATTCATGGTAATCTGCGTGACGGATGATTTTGGATAATTGAACGGCGTTTTTGCCGTATGAATTTTCGCCTAGTTTGATCATGATGGTTAACATTTACTTCTCTAATTTAAAAAATTAAATGCCTATTTTTAAATAAGATCTCATTTATGTTTGACCTGGCGATAAAAGGGAGTCGCATTATTACTCCAGAAGGTATTCAACCGGCCGTGGTACTGATTAAAGATGGATTGATTGCAGATGTTGCAACTGTTATACCCGGCGATGCTGTTAAAAAAATAATAGATATTCAGGATTATGTATTGATGCCTGGCATCACGGATCCGCATGTACATATCAATGAACCCGGCCGAACCGACTGGGAAGGGTTTACTACGGCCACCCGGGCCGCACTGGCCAGTGGCATTACGACTTTAGTAGATATGCCATTGAATGCACACCCGGTCACGACGACAGTGGCGGCACTGGAAGAGAAGATCAGGGCGGCGAACCTATTTACCAATTGTGGTTATTGGGGAGGGGTCGTACCCGGGAATGTGAATGAGCTGGAACCATTGATTGAACACGGCGTATTAGGGTTCAAAGCATTTTTAACCCATTCGGGTATTGACGATTTTCCCAATGTGACAGCCGAGGATCTGAGAAAGGCAATGCCGGTAATTGCAAAACATGGGTTGCCGTTGTTAGTACATTGTGAGTTATCCACACCGGTACCATCATCGATAGTGGGTACTTATTCAGCCTATCTGGCCTCCCGCCCTGCTGCATGGGAAGAAAATGCGATTGCAATGATGATTCGCTTATGTGAGGAGTTCAATTGCAGGGTGCATATCGTACATCTCTCCGCTGCCTCCGCATTGCCACAGATTATAAAAGCAAAGGCGGAAGGATTGCCGTTGACAGTTGAAACCGCACAACACTATTTATACTTCAACGCAGAAGATATTCCGGATGGCAATATGGCGTTTAAATGTGCGCCGCCGATAAGAGATCGGGAAAACAACGAACTGCTCTGGCTGGCCCTGAAATCGGGCATTATTGACATGGTGGCAACTGACCACTCTCCTAGTCCGTCCGATCTGAAACAAGGTGATTATTTGCAGTCATGGGGTGGCATCTCGTCTTTACAACTGGCTTTGCCTGCTTTGTGGACGGCTGCTAAAAAAAGGAATGTTTCACTGATACAGTTAGCGCAATGGCTATGTACCGCACCTGCTGTGCTGGCAGGTACCCAACATTACAAGGGGAAAATAGCGAAAGGATATGATGCGGATCTGGTCATCTGGAACCCGGATCAGTCTTTTACAGTCATTCCTGAAAACTTACAACATAAACACCCTATTACGCCTTATGCACACGAAACGCTGGATGGTGTAGTGCTCCAAACCTACCTCAAAGGTGTAAAAGTATATGACGAAGGTGTATATACAGCTGCACCACAGGGGGAAAACATCTTTCGATTATGAGTACAGCCACCATACTTGCACGCATAGAGGAATTAGCAGCTATCAGTGAAGATAGTAGCTGCCTGACCCGCACCTTTGGTTCTATTGCTTTTATTAAAGCCAGTCAGGTGATAATGGGATGGATGCAGGAAGCAGGGTTATCCACACGCATCGACAATATTGGCAATGTACGGGGCCGGTTAGTATCTAAAGATCCGGAGGCACGTACACTGGTATTTGCTTCGCACTTTGATACGGTGGCCAATGCAGGAAGATGGGATGGGCCACTGGGTGTACTGATGGCACTCGATGTAGTGAGTGCTATTGAAACCGATCTACCCTTTCATATTGAGGTAGTCGCTTTTTGTGATGAAGAGGGCGTACGTTTTCATACCACTTACCTGGGCAGTAAGGTATTGACAGGGGCTTTTGACCCACAGCAACTGGAAATCACGGATGCTGCCGGCATTACACTGGGTGATGCCATTCGTTTGATTGGAGGTTGCCCGGATCAGTTAGCCGACGATCAGCTCCCTCCTGATCAGTGGCTGGGGTATTTTGAGATACATATTGAACAGGGACCTGTATTATATGAAAAACATATTCCGGCGGCGATTGTTACTGCTATAGCGGGTCAGCAACGTAGTCAACTGGTTTTTACAGGAATGGCGGGGCATGCAGGTACGGTGC is a genomic window of Chitinophaga sp. LS1 containing:
- the pucL gene encoding factor-independent urate hydroxylase translates to MIKLGENSYGKNAVQLSKIIRHADYHEFRQITVSVSLKGDFETAHTLGDNTKILPTDTQKNTVYALAKEHFTTSIEAFALHLAEHFVHTQQQVSTATVEIAEAAWSRLTPHAYISGGSEKHTTKIVYNAASTTITSGITDLLILKTTDSGFEHFIKDPYTTLKATSDRIFATQCEASWIYKGQLKDYAVIFDNIRATLLGTFAGHNSLSVQQTLYAMGEAVLEAYPEVQEITLKMPNKHHILFNLEQFGMSNQNEVFIATDEPYGYIVGTVIRE
- a CDS encoding XdhC family protein → MKKKLVIWELISESLRQHIPVMLLYVLQSDGSSPGRQGFFMAVNAVGNLVGSIGGGIMEHKFVEMARERLMQGEEVAAVRRQVHDKSSPGDQSGMICSGEQTILLYRVTNKEAAVIQQIIHCLSQYKNGLLHLSPAGLQFREGPGSSEFMMHSPDNWVYTEQLGHRDHLYLVGGGHCSLAFSKIMFMLDFYIHVYDNRPGLNTFLQNECAHEKVIVEDYSQLKGMIPEGQHNYVVVMTMGYRSDDVVIRALLHKQFRYLGMLGSQAKITQLFEGYKAEGISSQVLQRIHAPVGMQIKSQTPEEIAVSIAAEIIRERNTPASG
- a CDS encoding molybdopterin cofactor-binding domain-containing protein: MKNIDSDTHVTGTSVYLDDLPLLQGTLFAAAYGSPVAHGILRRLEIAEALQIPGVVRIFTASDIPGENQIGGIIQDEPLFADHHIHFAGMPLALVVAKSRDAARAAVKKIQAIIDPLEVITNPRVAQAKGELIMPPKSVIQGDTNSAWSQCTHIFEGAIDINGQEHLYIETQGAYAIPQEHGSLKVYSSTQGPTAVQRTITRVLGIPMHRLEVVVSRLGGGFGGKEDQANTWAALCALAAHLLNKPVKYSLHRMEDMAMTGKRHPYMADFKIGLDSRLKILAYEVTFFQNAGASADLSPAVLQRTLFHCTNAYYIPNVTATAYSCKTHLPPNTAFRGFGGPQGMYVIEAAIAAAAAGLQIDKALIQRANLIQTGDPFPYGQLAESEAIACWDKAVALYELENVRAAINTFNEAHLLVKKGIALMPICFGISFTNTLMNNARSLVHIYSDGSVGISTGAVEMGQGVNTKILQVAAQTLGIAYERVKINVTSTYTIANTSPSAASATADLNGKATWIACNALLERLLALAAADLKVTPGQLTIQNEIVLLNGTPTEWNWLRLVNTAFVQRVSLSEHGHYATPTIHYNNETGKGHPFAYHVYGTAIIEVTIDCLRGTYETDSVKVVHDFGLSMNPDIDRGQIEGGIVQGIGWMTLEEVIYNQHGKLVSNALSTYKVPDIYAVPKDILIDHLHTDNDNLAIFRSKAVGEPPLMYGIGAWFALRDAILAFHPKALIPFVAPMTPEKVLMALYSKQPVPAHEEKVSHLGIDQ
- the allB gene encoding allantoinase AllB, which translates into the protein MFDLAIKGSRIITPEGIQPAVVLIKDGLIADVATVIPGDAVKKIIDIQDYVLMPGITDPHVHINEPGRTDWEGFTTATRAALASGITTLVDMPLNAHPVTTTVAALEEKIRAANLFTNCGYWGGVVPGNVNELEPLIEHGVLGFKAFLTHSGIDDFPNVTAEDLRKAMPVIAKHGLPLLVHCELSTPVPSSIVGTYSAYLASRPAAWEENAIAMMIRLCEEFNCRVHIVHLSAASALPQIIKAKAEGLPLTVETAQHYLYFNAEDIPDGNMAFKCAPPIRDRENNELLWLALKSGIIDMVATDHSPSPSDLKQGDYLQSWGGISSLQLALPALWTAAKKRNVSLIQLAQWLCTAPAVLAGTQHYKGKIAKGYDADLVIWNPDQSFTVIPENLQHKHPITPYAHETLDGVVLQTYLKGVKVYDEGVYTAAPQGENIFRL
- a CDS encoding FAD binding domain-containing protein, which encodes MLRFILNNDDIGTALPPGMLLLDFIRYHQHLPGTKIGCNEGDCGACTVLIGELQNWAMHYRSFTSCLTPLGNVRGKHVVTIEGINLPGSLTAVQYAMQECAATQCGFCTPGFVMSLTGFCLSHQAPTLTNAIAAIDGNICRCTGYKSIERAAARVAEILQPRNGTTPAQYAAGAQILPDYFVQIPARLRTLHSTLESADDVKAQPIGGGTDLYVQQHDALGKKALRFLYDQPALKGIRQEGNKCILGGATTVSDLLASPLLQAYFPYLNNYLKKVSSTQIRNMATIAGNFINASPIGDFSIFFLALDATLVLSDGRKERELPLRHLFKGYKQLNKSGDEYITRIWFNLPSQHTLFNFEKVSKRTHLDIASVNTAISITMQYDIINDIRISAGGVGPVPQLLKETARFMTGKLLTESLIREASFLLQTEVTPISDARGTEDYKRLLLAQLFKAHFITLFPQLETAILIR
- a CDS encoding allantoate amidohydrolase, which produces MSTATILARIEELAAISEDSSCLTRTFGSIAFIKASQVIMGWMQEAGLSTRIDNIGNVRGRLVSKDPEARTLVFASHFDTVANAGRWDGPLGVLMALDVVSAIETDLPFHIEVVAFCDEEGVRFHTTYLGSKVLTGAFDPQQLEITDAAGITLGDAIRLIGGCPDQLADDQLPPDQWLGYFEIHIEQGPVLYEKHIPAAIVTAIAGQQRSQLVFTGMAGHAGTVPMAMRQDALCCAAECIVMIEQWAMHHREKVVATVGTLQVVHGASNVIPGEVVCSLDVRSADPEMIKVSHSELLQMLGTICGKRNISFEWNIVQETLPVTCDAELSGLLEHAIQSTHMEIVKLVSGAGHDAVAVASVAPVCMLFVRCFKGISHHPLEDVEPKDIEAALQVAHAFIQQLIR
- a CDS encoding class I SAM-dependent methyltransferase; its protein translation is MSDSRVNTQMFASDDAFDLVYPQGIQQLSKRHWTPLQIATASAAFLAEKPGSRILDIGSGVGKFCLIGACFHPKSYFYGIEQRKELYLYARTAKEVLKVDNADFILGNFTRFNADQYDGFYFYNSFFEHLSPEDGIDQQINYSTSLYDYYTLYMQDIMDQRVSGTRLVTYYSMGDEVPDSYQLVDASDDMLLKMWIKR
- a CDS encoding ThuA domain-containing protein — encoded protein: MKPLTFFLASLLYLSPGFSQKILAFYTAKEDAAHISFVHEANKWFPTALAQYHWTYDSTNDWSKCNPDTLARYNVILFLDTRPEAPAQRAAFQKYMEQGGAWMGFHFSAFALTPSAYNQDWNWYHNTFLGSGSYGSNTWRPTSAVLRVENKQHKIVHDLPDTFRSAPNEWYRWSNDLRKNEDITILLSIDPASFPLGTGPKPSEIWHGGYYPVAWTNKRYKMVYVNMGHNDIDYEHGTNKELSYTFSNPYQNRFILNSLFYLINSSRILP